In Synergistota bacterium, one genomic interval encodes:
- the murC gene encoding UDP-N-acetylmuramate--L-alanine ligase: MFGKKDRYHFIGIGGVGMSSLAFMLHDMGYRVSGSDVGESPFLEKLIQKGIKVFRSHDPSNIGDAQNVVYSSAIDKKNPELSFAIRQGLRVMHRAELLEFLMSSYRRVGVTGTHGKTTTSAMVIKLFIDSGFDPIGVIGGDYPYIGGNYRMGNGEFFVAEVDESDGSFLFLSRLDYLIITNLEEEHLENYVDFEDLKDKVHQLARVSRLVIYNADDPVLNGMNLKGLSYGFVRGSFTGKVIDSSTLFVEGIGTLRLSVAGRHNLYNALGVIALSKEIGLDHGKVIESLQGFKGVRRRMELLGEFNGILFMDDYAHHPTEIRAVLKTLKDLWVDRRLVVVFQPHRYSRTSRMYKEMAESLELADWIGVMEIYSASEPPIEGISGKLIYEVLCFKKKPNIYFFSNIEDAQKVLMEELKSGDLFITIGAGDIYKLSKALLAKFKEGC, from the coding sequence TTGTTTGGAAAAAAAGATAGGTATCATTTTATAGGCATAGGCGGAGTTGGGATGAGCTCTTTAGCTTTTATGTTGCATGATATGGGTTACCGTGTTTCTGGTTCCGATGTTGGAGAATCCCCTTTTCTAGAGAAACTCATTCAGAAAGGGATAAAAGTTTTTCGTAGCCATGATCCTTCTAATATAGGAGATGCCCAAAATGTTGTGTATTCTTCTGCTATAGATAAAAAGAATCCAGAACTATCTTTTGCTATCAGACAAGGATTAAGGGTAATGCATAGAGCTGAGCTGCTTGAGTTTCTTATGAGTTCTTATAGAAGAGTGGGGGTAACAGGAACACATGGTAAAACGACCACATCAGCGATGGTTATAAAGCTGTTTATAGATTCGGGGTTTGATCCTATAGGTGTGATAGGAGGTGATTATCCTTATATTGGTGGCAATTATAGAATGGGTAATGGTGAATTTTTTGTGGCTGAAGTTGATGAAAGTGATGGAAGTTTTCTCTTTTTATCAAGGCTTGATTACTTGATAATTACAAATCTGGAAGAGGAGCATCTGGAAAACTACGTTGATTTTGAAGATCTTAAGGATAAAGTTCATCAGCTTGCGAGAGTTTCAAGGTTAGTAATATATAATGCTGACGATCCAGTATTAAATGGAATGAACCTAAAAGGATTGTCTTATGGATTTGTTCGAGGATCCTTTACAGGTAAGGTTATAGATTCAAGTACTTTGTTTGTGGAAGGAATAGGTACTTTAAGACTCTCAGTTGCTGGTAGACATAACTTATACAATGCTCTAGGGGTAATAGCGTTATCTAAAGAAATCGGTTTAGATCATGGTAAGGTTATAGAATCTCTTCAAGGTTTTAAAGGGGTTAGAAGAAGGATGGAATTGCTAGGTGAGTTTAACGGTATTCTCTTTATGGACGACTATGCTCATCATCCAACTGAAATAAGAGCAGTTTTAAAGACCTTGAAGGATTTATGGGTGGATAGAAGATTGGTTGTTGTTTTTCAACCTCATCGCTATTCGAGAACAAGTAGAATGTATAAAGAAATGGCAGAGTCGTTAGAATTAGCTGACTGGATCGGGGTCATGGAGATATATTCTGCTTCTGAACCGCCAATAGAAGGGATAAGCGGAAAGCTTATTTATGAAGTTTTGTGCTTTAAAAAGAAACCGAATATTTACTTTTTTTCAAATATAGAGGATGCACAAAAAGTTTTAATGGAGGAGTTGAAAAGTGGAGACCTTTTTATTACTATAGGAGCAGGAGATATATATAAACTCAGTAAAGCCCTACTTGCTAAGTTTAAGGAGGGTTGTTGA
- the murG gene encoding undecaprenyldiphospho-muramoylpentapeptide beta-N-acetylglucosaminyltransferase, which produces MKGRVLIASAGTGGHVYPALALADFLKKEGIDVFFVTSDRGESKIIVEKGYNCKELSYRGLHRRFCFENVKRVLKIGLAVFHCIKLIKYFMPDLIVGMGGYGEVPPILAGKLLGIRTLIHEQDVKPGLSTRILAPLVDRISISYEETMQFLRKDLIKKCVVTGNPVREEILKITLGATKKKWGLEGRKVLFAFGGSLGAKRVNDAIVGFLKDGGFEGSLEDWGIILVTGKENFDEVNEALRFVKSSLLMYVRVLPYIDNIWDAYGAADLVLSRAGASTVAELRVLGLPAILVPYPHSTGNHQFFNARLLEREGQAVLIKDEELTSSKLYELLKREYRIRRANRENSAQLLGKVVLNLVWKKR; this is translated from the coding sequence TTGAAAGGTAGGGTTTTAATAGCATCTGCTGGGACTGGTGGACATGTTTATCCAGCCTTGGCATTGGCAGATTTTCTAAAGAAAGAAGGAATAGATGTTTTCTTTGTGACTTCTGATAGGGGAGAAAGTAAAATTATTGTGGAGAAAGGATATAATTGCAAAGAACTTTCCTATAGGGGTTTGCATAGAAGGTTCTGTTTTGAGAATGTGAAGAGAGTTTTAAAAATAGGCTTAGCAGTATTTCACTGTATTAAGTTGATAAAGTATTTCATGCCTGATCTTATAGTTGGAATGGGAGGATATGGGGAGGTTCCTCCTATTTTGGCAGGAAAATTGTTAGGAATTAGAACCCTTATTCATGAGCAGGATGTAAAGCCTGGTCTTTCAACTAGAATTTTAGCACCTCTTGTTGACAGAATATCTATCTCTTATGAAGAAACAATGCAATTTCTAAGAAAAGACTTGATTAAGAAGTGTGTTGTAACTGGGAACCCAGTGAGGGAGGAAATTTTGAAGATTACTCTTGGAGCAACGAAAAAAAAGTGGGGGCTAGAGGGGAGAAAGGTCCTTTTTGCTTTTGGGGGAAGCCTGGGTGCGAAAAGGGTAAACGATGCCATAGTGGGCTTTTTAAAGGACGGAGGCTTCGAGGGTTCTTTAGAAGACTGGGGGATTATACTTGTTACTGGTAAGGAGAACTTCGATGAAGTTAACGAAGCTCTTAGGTTTGTTAAAAGCAGTTTATTGATGTACGTTAGGGTTTTACCTTATATCGATAATATATGGGATGCATATGGTGCAGCGGATTTGGTTCTTTCAAGAGCAGGTGCAAGCACAGTAGCAGAGCTTAGAGTTTTAGGGTTACCAGCGATCCTTGTTCCTTACCCTCATAGTACTGGGAATCATCAATTTTTTAATGCTCGCCTTTTAGAGAGAGAAGGACAAGCTGTTTTGATTAAAGATGAAGAATTAACCTCTTCAAAGCTTTATGAACTTCTAAAAAGGGAATATAGAATAAGGCGGGCAAATAGGGAGAATTCTGCACAGCTTCTTGGAAAGGTGGTATTAAATCTTGTTTGGAAAAAAAGATAG
- the ftsW gene encoding putative lipid II flippase FtsW: MLSSTAPPGCRNGEGFALFKKHLISIGIGLVALNLLIRMDYVKLFALSKPLMFVSIFLLLITLFYGGEARGGAYRWIKIGWGFTFQPAELVKLSIVIYTASFLTRKQEILNNFKEVLLPLLIITLVSAGLVLFQPDLGTAVVIVGVSIILWWVGGISTLRILIILVFLVTLGVLFIWIEPYRRMRILAFWDPWSSPHGYGYQIIQSLLAFGIGGIWGTGLGRGLQKFYYLPAPYTDFIFSVVGEELGLVGSFLVLTLYGLIGWTSFQIARKASITFGKLLGMGITFLMLLQAFINLGGVTNFIPCTGMPLPFLSYGGSSMLVNMSCVGILLSISRREDKIER; the protein is encoded by the coding sequence ATATTAAGCTCTACAGCTCCTCCTGGCTGTAGAAATGGTGAAGGTTTTGCCCTTTTTAAAAAACATCTTATATCTATAGGAATTGGCTTAGTTGCTTTGAACTTACTGATAAGAATGGATTATGTAAAGCTTTTTGCTCTAAGTAAACCATTGATGTTTGTTTCCATTTTCTTGCTTTTGATTACTTTGTTTTACGGAGGAGAAGCAAGGGGAGGGGCTTATAGATGGATTAAAATCGGATGGGGATTTACCTTTCAACCTGCTGAGCTTGTAAAACTTAGTATTGTGATTTATACTGCTTCTTTCCTAACAAGAAAGCAGGAAATATTGAATAACTTTAAAGAGGTTCTTTTGCCTTTATTGATTATTACGCTTGTATCAGCGGGTTTGGTTTTATTTCAGCCAGACTTGGGAACTGCTGTTGTTATAGTTGGAGTTAGTATTATACTGTGGTGGGTTGGTGGAATAAGTACTTTAAGAATATTAATTATTTTAGTTTTCTTGGTTACTTTAGGAGTTTTATTCATATGGATAGAGCCTTATAGGAGAATGAGGATACTAGCTTTTTGGGATCCTTGGTCTTCACCTCACGGATATGGATATCAAATAATTCAGTCTTTATTGGCTTTTGGTATAGGTGGTATTTGGGGAACTGGGTTAGGAAGAGGTTTACAAAAGTTTTATTATCTTCCTGCACCCTACACTGATTTTATTTTTTCTGTAGTGGGAGAAGAGCTGGGTCTGGTTGGTAGCTTTTTAGTTCTTACCTTGTATGGCTTGATAGGTTGGACATCGTTTCAAATCGCGAGGAAGGCAAGCATCACCTTTGGTAAGCTTCTAGGTATGGGAATTACCTTTTTAATGTTACTACAAGCTTTTATAAATTTAGGTGGAGTTACGAATTTTATACCTTGCACTGGTATGCCTCTTCCATTTTTAAGTTATGGGGGTTCGAGTATGCTAGTTAACATGTCCTGTGTAGGCATCCTTCTGAGTATATCTAGGAGGGAAGATAAAATTGAAAGGTAG